The Magnetococcales bacterium genome segment GGATCATATCAGCAAAAAGATGCCAAGGAAGGGCCGGGGCACCTCGGGCAAAACCCTTGATCCCTTGAGTCTGCCGACGGAACTCCAAACCGCTTTGGAAGCCCTGTACGGCCACTACCAGAAGACCTTTGAGCTTTGGCAGGGTGCCAGGATCACCTTGCCTCCCGTCTTCATCGTGGTCTGCAACAACACGGCGACCTCCAAGTTGGTCTACGATTTCATCTCCGGTTTTCATCGCCTGGGGGGAACGGAGGATGACGACGACTCCACCTTCCATGCCGGACGTTTGGAGCTGTTCCGCAACTACGATGAGCATGGCAACCGCCTGCCCATCCCCAAAACGCTGTTGATCGACAGTGAGCAACTGGAATCCGGTGATGCCCTGGATGGGGATTTTCGCGCCATGGCCTCCGACGAAATCGAGCGTTTCCGGCGGGAGATGGTGGAACGTACCGGGAACCAACAGGCTACCGAAACCATCAGCGATGCTGAGTTGCTGCGGGAGGTCATGAACACCGTGGGCAAGGTGGGACGACTGGGGGAGTCAATCCGCTGCGTGGTCTCGGTCTCCATGCTCACCGAGGGGTGGGACGCCAATACCGTGACCCATGTGCTGGGAGTCCGGGCCTTCGGCACGCAACTGTTGTGCGAACAGGTGGTGGGCCGTGCCCTGCGGCGACAGTCCTATGATCTCAACGCCGAGGGTTTGTTCGATGTGGAGTATGCCGATGTCCTGGGCATTCCCTTCGATTTTACCGCCCAGCCGACGGTGGTCAAACCCACCCCGCCACGGGAGACGGTGCGGGTCCATGCCGTCAGACCGGAGCGGGATGGGTTGGAGATCGTCTTTCCACGGGTGGAAGGGTATCGGGTGGAGTTGCCGAATGAGCAACTGTCGGTCACCTTCACCCCGGATTCGGTCCTGGAGTTGACGCCACGCTTGGTGGGACCATCCCTGGTGAACATGCAGGGCATCGTCGGGGAAGAGGTGATCCTGAACTTGGAGCACCTGCAAGAGATGCGACAATCCACGGTGTTGTTCCATTTGGCCAAGCATCTGCTTTACACCAAATATCGTGATCCCGGCGAGGAGGCCAAGCTGCACCTGTTCGGCCAACTCAAGCGTATCGTCCGGCAATGGTTGGAAGGCGGATATTTGAAGTGCAGTGGCGGCACCTATCCCGGTCAGTTGATCTACCAGGAGTTGGCCGACCTGGCCTGCGAAAAGATCAAATCCGCGATCACCGCCTCTCTGTCCGGAGAACAACCGGTCAAGGCGATCCTGGATCCCTATAACCCTACCGGTTCCACCCGTTTCGTCAATTTCACCACTTCCAAAGAGACCCGGTGGAAAACCGATCCCCGCCACTGTCACGTCAACTGGGTGGTGTGCGACAGTGATTGGGAGGCCGAGTTTTGCCGGGTGGCCGAGGCCCATCCCAAGGTGCGGGCCTATGTCAAAAACCAGAATCTGGGGTTCGAGGTGCCCTATCTCATGGGGTCCACTCCCAGGAGGTATCTGCCGGATTTCATCGTTCAAGTGGACGATGGACGGGACGAACCGTTGCATCTGGTGGTGGAGATCAAGGGCTTTCGGGGGGAGGATGCCAAGGAGAAGGCCAACACCATGCACTCCTACTGGGTGCCGGGGGTGAACAATCTGGGCCAGTTTGGACGGTGGGCCTTTGCCGAGTTTACGGCGGTGTTCGAGATTCAGGCGGAATTTGATACACTGATCGAGACGTTGGTTGGACATCCGACAGGAGAGGTTCCATGACCATTGCCGAGCAGATTTATGAACAGGCGCGCACGCTGCCGGACGCTGTGGCGGCGGAGGTGCTGGATTTCATCGGCTATTTGCGTATGAAGATGAACCGTCCTCCGGCCAGGGAGGCCGAAGCCGCGCCCAGCCGGGTTACCCAGGGTTCCACGGCGATTTCGGGGAGCAATCCGCCAGTCCTTTACAGGAAGCCCCCGAGTGAGGAGGAAGTCGAAGAAATCCTGCAAAAAACCTGTGGGGCATGGGGTCCCCGGACGCTTGAGGAGACCGAGGAGTTGATTCGGCAGCGGCGTATCGCGGACTGGGGGGAGGATGAGGAAATCCAAGCAGCAGAAGACACGGAGGTTTCTTTCACAGGACCTTTGGCCAACCTGCGATCACGGGTTATCAGGAAACATGGCAACGCGCAACCCCTGAGCCGGGACGAACTCTATGACCGCAACGGTCTTCGTTGACACGAACATTTATTTCTATGCCATGAGCGATGGGGAGCCCGGTAAAGGTCGCCTTGCCAACCGGTTGTTGAACACCTTGTCGCGACCGGTCATCAACGGGCAGGTCATCCGTGAACTGGTGTACAATCTGCGAAAAAAGGCGGGGTACGATGAAGAGGAACTGCGGGACGTGATTCGTCAATTATACCTGGATTGTGATGTCGTTGTGGATCATGACAACCTGTTTATCCTGGCCTCCCGATTGCGCGAGGAACAGGATGCAAGCTATTGGGACAGTTTGATTGCGGCAGCGGCTTTGGCAGCGGGTTGTAACATCCTCTACAGCGAGGACATGCAGCACGGTCAAGTGATTGCCGGGACGATGACGATCATTAATCCGTTTCGGACGGAGACCGACTGATGGCCCGTGAACCCAAAAAGCAGGTGACCACCCTCACCCATGACGAGGCCAGCCGCAAAAACATTCCCACGGCTGAGTTTCAGTCGGTGATGGAGCCGGAGGAGAAGCGTCCCATCCGGGTGGCTTACGAGCGGCGCAACCGGGATCTGGACCCTCAGTTGGTGTGGCGCGGCAAGGACGAGCAGGATTGGTCCGATCTGGTGGTGCATGCGCCTCCCCTGTATATCCAGGAGAAGGTGCATCCCAAGGTGTTGATCGACGACCTGCAACGGGAGAGTGCCCGGCGGGGGAAGGAGGAGGTGGGGTATCAGCCCGATCTCTTCTCCGACTTCAACGGCCTGCCGGAGGGGGCCGAGCTGACCGATTTTTATCAGCACGACGGCCACTGGTCCAACCGCATGATTTTGGGGGATTCCCTGCAAGTAATGGCCTCCCTGGCCGAGCGGGAGGGATTGCGGGGCAAGGTGCAGTGCATCTATCTCGATCCGCCTTATGGCATCAAGTTTAACTCCAACTTTCAGTGGTCCACCACCAGCCGGGATGTCAAGATTGACAAACGGGAGCACATCACCCGCGAGCCGGAGCAGGTCAAAGCCTTTCGCGATACCTGGAGGGATGGCATTCACTCTTATTTGACCTACTTGCGGGACCGGCTGACTGTGGCCCGTGACTTGTTGACCGATTCTGGCTCAATCTTTGTCCAAATTGGGGATGAGAATGTCCACCTAGTCAGGGCGTTAATGGATGAGGTGTTTGGGAATGAGAATTTTGTTGCGAACATAGTGTTCACAAAGACCACAGGATCAACAACTGGCACTATAGCGTCTATTTTTGATACTATATTGTGGTTTGCTCGCAACAAGGAATTTACAAAGGTTAGGAAACTATATTCTCGACAGGTTCCTGGAGAAGCTGGAGCTAAAGAATATAAACGTGTCGAAACAGAGAACGGGGATTTGCTTCCGATTTCAAAGTTTAGAAACGGCAATACGTTCGACATCCCAAGCAATGCAAGGATTTTTACAACAGGTGATATTTGTTCTAAAGACGGAGATGATCCAGATATTGTGTTTCCATCAAGTCGCGGCTCTATAACTCTTTCCTGCAAACCTAATCGCCATTGGAAACAGGGGGTTAATGGTACACGCAAACTCTGGAATGTTGGAAGATTATTGCGTCAATCAGGATTGCGTATTTATAAAAGATATTTTGACGATTTTCCCTACATACCGCTCACGAATGTTTGGAATGATACCAGGGGTGAAGACGATGCGCGATATGTAGTTCAAACCGATGAAAAACCAATTGAACGCTGCCTCCTTATGACTACCGATCCCGGCGACTTGGTGTTGGATCCCACCTGCGGCTCCGGGACCACGGCCTATGTGGCGGAACAATGGGGTCGGCGTTGGATCACCATCGACACCTCGCGGGTGGCCCTGGCCTTGGCGCGGGCCAGGATCATGGGGGCGCGCTATCCCTATTACCTGCTGGTCGACTCTTCGGAAGGGCAGAGGAAAGAGGCTGAGGTTAGCCAGTCCACCCCGTCCCAGACCTGTACCCACGGCAACATCCGCCACGGCTTCGTTTACGAACGGGTTCCCCACATCACAGCCGAATCTATTGCTAAAAATGCCGAGATCGACGTGATCTGGGAACGGCATCAGGCCAAGCTGGAACCCCTGCGCCACTCGTTGAACACCGCTTTGAACAAAAGCTGGGAGGAGTGGGAAATCCCCCGCGAGGCCGACCCCAAGTGGCCGGAAGCCGTCAGGAAGACCCACGCGGCGTGGTGGCAACAGCGCATCGCCCGGCAAAAGGAGATCGA includes the following:
- a CDS encoding site-specific DNA-methyltransferase; translated protein: MAREPKKQVTTLTHDEASRKNIPTAEFQSVMEPEEKRPIRVAYERRNRDLDPQLVWRGKDEQDWSDLVVHAPPLYIQEKVHPKVLIDDLQRESARRGKEEVGYQPDLFSDFNGLPEGAELTDFYQHDGHWSNRMILGDSLQVMASLAEREGLRGKVQCIYLDPPYGIKFNSNFQWSTTSRDVKIDKREHITREPEQVKAFRDTWRDGIHSYLTYLRDRLTVARDLLTDSGSIFVQIGDENVHLVRALMDEVFGNENFVANIVFTKTTGSTTGTIASIFDTILWFARNKEFTKVRKLYSRQVPGEAGAKEYKRVETENGDLLPISKFRNGNTFDIPSNARIFTTGDICSKDGDDPDIVFPSSRGSITLSCKPNRHWKQGVNGTRKLWNVGRLLRQSGLRIYKRYFDDFPYIPLTNVWNDTRGEDDARYVVQTDEKPIERCLLMTTDPGDLVLDPTCGSGTTAYVAEQWGRRWITIDTSRVALALARARIMGARYPYYLLVDSSEGQRKEAEVSQSTPSQTCTHGNIRHGFVYERVPHITAESIAKNAEIDVIWERHQAKLEPLRHSLNTALNKSWEEWEIPREADPKWPEAVRKTHAAWWQQRIARQKEIDAAIAARAEFEYLYDKPYEDRSKVRVAGPFTVETLSPHRVLTVDQDDNLVDPTARHAEYDFAAIILENLRTAGVQQAHKENKITFTSLTGWPGHTICAEGRFMEGEKEKRAGIFIGPEFGTVSRENLIAAAREVGDAGFDLLIACAFSYDARCADLNRLGRITILRARMNADLHMADNLKNTGKGNLFVIFGEPDIRISEAAAGQIQVKIYGVDVFHPQTGEVHASGPEGIACWFIDTDYNEESFFVRHAYFLGANDPYKALKTTLKAEVDAEAWASLNRDASRPFAKPKSGRIAVKVINHLGDEVMKVFGVT
- a CDS encoding DEAD/DEAH box helicase family protein, giving the protein MSHEFFEHPILNSPYAPPSRHWDLDEDRQPTGKVEGKRRPSSYVTPVPKPNRRRNLSVQPSFTFDDLSTAEQEYDPTPIINKIRGEVDKWRHLPPDKWQVTPETARLLQHWRHHAFFGIRPFFCQIEAVETAIWLTEVAPRKGWAWDHLTRANDQANPEVFRIALKLATGAGKTTVMAMLIAWQTVNAVRHPKDKRFTRGFLVVTPGITIRDRLRVLQPNDPDSYYKSREIAPGDLLAEVERAKIVITNYHAFKLRDRLEITPVGKALLKGHGSDLNTIETEGQMMQRVMPELMGMKNILVLNDEAHHCYRAKAKPDEPEKLTGDDLNEAKKNNEAARMWISGIEAVKRQTGVPVVYDLSATPFFLRGSGYAEGTLFPWTVSDFSLMDAIECGIVKLPRVPVADNVPGGDTPLYRNLWDHISKKMPRKGRGTSGKTLDPLSLPTELQTALEALYGHYQKTFELWQGARITLPPVFIVVCNNTATSKLVYDFISGFHRLGGTEDDDDSTFHAGRLELFRNYDEHGNRLPIPKTLLIDSEQLESGDALDGDFRAMASDEIERFRREMVERTGNQQATETISDAELLREVMNTVGKVGRLGESIRCVVSVSMLTEGWDANTVTHVLGVRAFGTQLLCEQVVGRALRRQSYDLNAEGLFDVEYADVLGIPFDFTAQPTVVKPTPPRETVRVHAVRPERDGLEIVFPRVEGYRVELPNEQLSVTFTPDSVLELTPRLVGPSLVNMQGIVGEEVILNLEHLQEMRQSTVLFHLAKHLLYTKYRDPGEEAKLHLFGQLKRIVRQWLEGGYLKCSGGTYPGQLIYQELADLACEKIKSAITASLSGEQPVKAILDPYNPTGSTRFVNFTTSKETRWKTDPRHCHVNWVVCDSDWEAEFCRVAEAHPKVRAYVKNQNLGFEVPYLMGSTPRRYLPDFIVQVDDGRDEPLHLVVEIKGFRGEDAKEKANTMHSYWVPGVNNLGQFGRWAFAEFTAVFEIQAEFDTLIETLVGHPTGEVP
- a CDS encoding PIN domain-containing protein — its product is MTATVFVDTNIYFYAMSDGEPGKGRLANRLLNTLSRPVINGQVIRELVYNLRKKAGYDEEELRDVIRQLYLDCDVVVDHDNLFILASRLREEQDASYWDSLIAAAALAAGCNILYSEDMQHGQVIAGTMTIINPFRTETD